The DNA region GGGGGGTGAGCGTCTCGAGGTTCAGGGCGTCCGCGAAATAGGCGAACACCTCGCCAATAGGACGGCTCACCAAGCACTCGGCCTCGAGCAGATATCCGCCCGCTCGTTCGGGGTCGTTCGAGAATCTCAGCACGCCGGCGTTCCTCCACGGGATGGTAGGAATCCCCTGCGGTTTGGATAGTCCGACGCCCCCGCGCGGCACGGCCCCGTTGTGAGCCCCCGCGCCAAAAAAAATACCGGCCGGCGGATTGCTCCGCCGGCCGGTATCTGGGTCACAAAATCACGACGCGGCTACTAGTAGCCGCGGTTCTGGCAGCTCGGGCAATAGCCGGGGGTCTGGTAGACCGGCGTCCCGTAGTTCGGAGTCGCGTTGAACGACGCCGGAGTGGCGGTCTGCTCGCTCACGACCGGCTTAGCGACGGTGTGGGCTACCGCACGCTCGCCCGCCTGGTGGCTGGCCAGCATCGCGTCCCACGACTCACCGGCCATCGTCCCCGATTGGCGGTGCAAGACCACCTTTCCCGACTTGTCGATCACGGCGACAAACGGGAACGCATCGGCGCCGAAGGCCTTGGCGACTTCCTGGCCGTACTCGGTCGTCACGTCGATGTGGCACAGCTCATACTTCATCAACAGGCTGAGCCGATTCGCTGAGGCGGCGGCGCCGTCCAGCAACTTCGGGTCAAGCCGACCGGCGTCTGCCGAGGGCTTGTCCAGCACAACCAGCAGAGGACGGGCCTCTTCGGTCCGCGTTTGCTTCAGGGCCTTGCCGTAGTCGGCTTCCCACTTCACAGAGGGGCTCGAAGCGGCCAACAGAGCGGACAGGGCAACTAGCGCGAAACTCGACGGCATCGCAATCTCCTTGTTTCGTTCTCTCCGTGCCCAGCATCGCTACGCAAACGCGTATTCCACGTCGCCGGCAAGCGGCGCAGCACTGCGATGGGTAAAGAGAGAACTCTCGTTGATTGGGCGGCACGCCAAAGGTTTTGTTGACCACTCGCATGAGCGGCCGCGTGCTTAGCCCGGGATGGAGGTGGGTCGCTTACCGGCAGGACCAACAGTCCGAGGAGTCAACGTCAGTGGAGTCAAGATCAAAATCTGCAACTGATTGGCGATGGCAAAGGCTACCGGATGAGAAGACCCTAACAAGGGGGTAAGTGCCGCAAACCTGGCGAACGGTGCCGGCGCCACGGCGCGTCGCGGCGGCAATCGGTGCAAGCGGTCGGGCTCCGGCGCGGGGCTAAGCCCTTTCGGAATAAGCCCTTAGTTCGGCCGCGGGAAGGCCGTGGAAGAAGCGCTAGCGGATCGAAACGCAGAGAACTTTTTTTTCGTTCTGTGGCCCGGGTAGCGGCCCAAGGAGTAAAGATGGGTCGAATGGGAAGACATTGCCGCGCAGGTCTGTGGCCCGAACTAAGCAGACCCCAAGGTGAGCACCACGCTCTCGCGCACCCCCTGCCGGAGGATCGTTAGCTCCACTTGATCGCCGGGCTGATGGGCGTCCATGGCCGCGACGAAATCCGAGACGCTGGGCGTGGGTCGGTTGTCGACAGCCAAGATGTAGTCCGCGTAAGCGCGGTCTTCCGTGACGTCCTTGTACAGCAGGTTCCCTTCTCGACGCAGCTTCTCCACCACGCGGAATCCGCGTAGCCCGGCCCGTTCGGCGGGGCCCCCTTTGCTCACACGCGCCACCTTGAGCCCCTCCTGGGTTTCCATCAGCGTGACGATGCCGTGGTAGGGGCGGACCACGTGGCCCTGGCTAATGAGTTCCGGCACGTAGCGGCGTAGGCGGTCGACCGGGATCGCGAACCCGACGCCCGTGTTCTGCCCGGTCTTGGTGGCGATGGCCACATTCATGCCGATCATCCGGGCGCCGGAATCGAGCAGCGGGCCGCCGGAGTTGCCGGGGTTCATCGCCGCGTCGGTCTGGATCATCGCGGTCATCGCACGCCCCCCCACGCGGCTGGGGAGGGAGCGGTTGAGGCTCGAGACGATGCCCACGGTGAGGGTGCCCTCTAGCCCGAACGGGTTGCCGACCGCGTACGCCTTCTGCCCTACCCGCAACGTGTCTGAACGCCCCATGGTGATCGGCGTGAGCGAGTCGGCGGGCGCCTCGACCTTCAGCACCGCAAGATCGTACTCGGCGTCGGCCCCGATCAGCTTGGCCGGCAGCGTCTGCCCGGTGGCCAGCGTTACCTGGATCGCCTGCGCCCCGTCTACCACGTGGTAGTTGGTGAGGATGTGCCCCTTGCGGTCGATCACCGACCCTGACCCGCTCCCCTGACCTTCCACCGGGAGGCCGAAGACGCGGTCGTACTCTACCGTGCTGGTGTTGATGTTCACCACGCTCTTGTTGGCGACCTCGTAGACGCGGGTGTTGGCCTGCTCTTCGGGGGTCAGCGTCACCGGCGCCGGGTCGACCGGCGCAGGCGCCAGGGCGGGGGCGGGCGTGCGTTGGCCGACGCTCATCGACACTCCTGCCAGCAGCGTCAGCGCGCACGCGCCGGCGATCGCCGACCCGCGGAATGTGAAAATGGGGTGTCCGTTCATGGCTCTCCTCGTTCTGGCGGCGCGTGGTGGGCCGCCCTTGAGAAACAGGTCCTCGCAACAGCCATCCTACGGCGCGGGCCGCGGCCTTCCCGGACGCGACCCGGCGGCTGTTTCGGCCGTCGTGGGGCCTCGCCTATTGGTACGCGGCGGACTTTTCAGAGTTCACCGCACCAGCGGAAAAACCGCAGGAATCAGCAGCGTCGCCGCCGCGGCGATCACCAGCGCCAGCGGCAGGCCGACACGCAAGTAATCGCGCGGCTGGTAGCCGCCGGGGCCCATCACCATCAGGTTGGTTTGATAACCGATCGGGGTGGCGAAGCTCAAGCTCGAAGCGATCGCCACGGCAATAATGAACGGCCGCGGGTCGATCCCCGCCGCCACCGCCACGCCGATCGCCAGCGGCATCATGATGGTCGCCACCGCAATGTTGGTGATCACCTCGGTCAGCAGCATCGAGGTGACGTAAACCGAGGCCAGCAGCAACCGCTGCACCAGCCACTCGGGGGCGTCGAGCTGGGCGACCCCGCTCACCAGCGACCCGGCGATCCAATCGGCAGCGCCGCTGGCGCTTAGCGCGTTGCCCACCCCCACCGCGGCGGCGATGGTGATCAGCACCTGCAGGTCGATCGCCTGGCGCGCCTGCGACGTGGTCAGGCAGCGCGAAGCAATCATCGCCAGCACGATGAGGATCGCGATCACCGGCTGGGGCTTGCCGGACAGCACGTGCCCCCAGGCGGCGCCGTCGCCCCCGAACAGCGTCGCGGCGATCAGCCAAGCGATCAGCAGCACGAACAGGCCCAACGCAGCGAGCGCCCGGTCGTGCCGACGGGCCGACGAGCCGTCCAGCCCGCTCACCAGGTAGAAGTCGCGGTTGTTCCGGTGCGTCTCGACGAAGCCGGGCCCCGCCTGCAGCAGCAGCGTGTCGCCGGGCTCGAGGCGGATGTCGCCGATCTTGTTGGTGAGCCGCTCGCCATTGCGATGGATCGCCACAATCGCCGCGTTGTAGCGCTGGCGGAAACTCGCCTCGCGCACCAACTGGCCAAGGATCGGCGACGTGCGTGAGAGCACCGCCTCGGCCAGCCGCCGCTTTGAGCGCTGCGCGGGGGCGACCTCGTACGTATGATCCGCCGCTGGCACGAGCCCCTGGATGCGTTCTAGGTCGGCGATGGTCTCAACGACGCCCGTGAACACCATCCGGTCGCGGGCCGCGATGCGGTCGGTCGGGGCGACGGGGGTGAGGATGTCTTGATCGCGGTCGATCTCGATGAGGAACAGCCCGGGGAGCTGCCGGAGCCCCGCTTCTTCGACCGTCTTGCCCACCAACGGGCAGCCGTCCAACACGATCATCTCTACCAGATACTCTCGGCGGCGGGCGCGTAGCCCGGCGACCGGTTCGCCTCGGTTGGGGAGCAGCTTCGGGGCGATCAGCAGCACGTAGCAGACGCCGAGCACGGCCAAGGGGGCCCCGACCCAGGTGATCTCGCCGAAACCGATCTCGCCGATCCGCGCCACGACCTCTTGGTCGTATCTGCCGGAGGCGACCTCGCGGGAGAGCTGGGCGTTGCAGACCAGGGTGGTGCTGGTGCCGATGACCGTGCAGACCCCCCCCAAGATGGTGAGGTAGCTCAGCGGGATCAGCATCCGCGAGGGGGAGACGTTCCGCCGCTGGCACCACTCCATCACCACGGGGGCCAGCATGGCCACCAGCGGCGTGTTGAGCACCACCGAAGAAACCAGCGGGGTCACCAGGGCGAGCCGCCGCAGCGCAGAGCGTTCGTTGTCGGCCCCCCCCAGCAGCAGGGCCCCGATCCAGTCGAGAGCGCCCGTGGTGCGGAGTGCCGCCGAGGCGGCGAACAGGGCGCCGATCAAGATCACCGCGCCGGACGAAAAACCGGCCAGGGCCTCGGTCGGGGTCACCACACCGGCGAGCGTGACCACCACCAGCCCGGCCAAGAAGAGCAAGTCGACCGGCACCGCGGCCCGGCGTTGCAGCCCGACAAAGATGCCCACGGTGACCGCGATCGCGAACCAAGCGTGCCAGCCGGGCGTGGCGGCGCCGATGAGGGCGAGAGGCGACATAGCAGCGGCAAAGCCTGGATTACGGTTCTATCGCGTCCCGCCCCGCTCGGTGGGGCGGAATACCCCCGCCCAGCGGGGACGAATCTCTGCCCAGCAGAAACGGCCCGACCGGCAGATTCGGGTGCTCCAAATTAGCGGAATCCGCTGGCGACGCCCCGCGGGCCCGAATAAACTGAGAGGGAATGGGCTAAATGCACAAGCCCTAAACACTTCCGCCGATTCACGTCCGACGTTCTTCCACCGACATCTCCGTCGGGCCCCGGTGGCCCGCCGGGTCCCCGTTCCGCATCGTTCGCTTGCGTTTCACGCACGGAGCTTTCCCCGATGAAGTCGAGCTCACACCTCGGTCTAGTTTTTGCAACCGCCGCCGGCCTGCTGGCGGCTTCGACGGCGCTGCCCGTTCCGACGGCCCGCGCCGCTGAACCGGGCGCCGGCGCACCCACCGCGGCGCCGGTCGGCCCGATGGGGGTCTACCAAGCCCCTCAGGGAGAACGCTATTTCTCCCTGAGTCTGACCCCCACTGTCCAGACCAATCCCCAGGCGCCGCGCGACATCGTGGTGTTGTTCGACACCTCGGCCAGCCAGACCGGCCCCTACCGAGACACCGCCCTGGCGGCCCTGGAAGGCTGCCTCGCCGGGCTGACGCCCGGCGACCGCGTGCAGCTTGCCGCGGTGGATGTCGAGACCCGCCCGATGAGCAACGGCCTAGAGCCCGCCGGCGGCGCGTCGGTAAAGGCCGCGGTCGCCAAGCTGCGCGCCACCGCGCCGCTCGGTTCCACCGACCTCGACTCCGCGTTGTTCTCTGCCGCCCAGATGTTCCAGGCCGATTCCAAGTCGGAACGCGTGCTGCTGTACATCGGCGACGGCATGAGCAACGCCAATCTGTTGGATGCGCCGCGGATGAAGCGGCTGGCCACGGCCCTGCGTGACGCGCGGGTCTCCGTGTCGAGCTACGCCATCGGCCCGCGTCGCGACGCCCAAACCCTGGCCGCGATCGCCAACCAGACCGGGGGCAACCTGTTCCTGGCCTACCCGCCGGTCTGGGCCGACGACCAAGTGACGATCGACCGCGCCGAAGAAGAGAACCGCCGCGTCGGCGCCGAGGTAGGCCGCACGT from Pirellulimonas nuda includes:
- a CDS encoding TlpA family protein disulfide reductase, with translation MPSSFALVALSALLAASSPSVKWEADYGKALKQTRTEEARPLLVVLDKPSADAGRLDPKLLDGAAASANRLSLLMKYELCHIDVTTEYGQEVAKAFGADAFPFVAVIDKSGKVVLHRQSGTMAGESWDAMLASHQAGERAVAHTVAKPVVSEQTATPASFNATPNYGTPVYQTPGYCPSCQNRGY
- a CDS encoding S1C family serine protease; the protein is MNGHPIFTFRGSAIAGACALTLLAGVSMSVGQRTPAPALAPAPVDPAPVTLTPEEQANTRVYEVANKSVVNINTSTVEYDRVFGLPVEGQGSGSGSVIDRKGHILTNYHVVDGAQAIQVTLATGQTLPAKLIGADAEYDLAVLKVEAPADSLTPITMGRSDTLRVGQKAYAVGNPFGLEGTLTVGIVSSLNRSLPSRVGGRAMTAMIQTDAAMNPGNSGGPLLDSGARMIGMNVAIATKTGQNTGVGFAIPVDRLRRYVPELISQGHVVRPYHGIVTLMETQEGLKVARVSKGGPAERAGLRGFRVVEKLRREGNLLYKDVTEDRAYADYILAVDNRPTPSVSDFVAAMDAHQPGDQVELTILRQGVRESVVLTLGSA